The following coding sequences are from one Gemmatimonadales bacterium window:
- the mreC gene encoding rod shape-determining protein MreC encodes MRGSERGDSARTDIVLFAACTAVAILALALPRPWSLRLAGTIRKSVLRPIVALQDRAAQDRAARFDLTAIRRDRDLLAIRVQQHAATDRENANLRALLGVRARMIQAVVPATVLHQPTITDSHMLLLDVGTLNGVANFNPVVSAYGLLGAVINAGPHSSSAMTWAHPDFAVSAVTEDGKVMGFVRPAPLAGGNGTVLELHGVAIRDTIKPGTIVLTAGAGGTYPHGIPIGRVTSGRRDENGYDAVYRIMPFANPGDASDVIVLISPHDSIYLPKPAPAPPPPAATAHDSAAVHAAAPPPPGPPHQ; translated from the coding sequence ATGCGCGGGTCGGAGAGGGGCGACTCCGCTCGCACCGACATCGTTCTCTTCGCGGCATGCACCGCGGTCGCCATTCTCGCCCTCGCCCTCCCGCGCCCGTGGTCGTTGCGACTTGCCGGGACCATCCGCAAGAGCGTCCTCCGCCCGATCGTGGCACTCCAGGACCGCGCCGCGCAGGATCGCGCCGCACGCTTCGATCTCACGGCGATTCGCCGCGACCGCGATCTCCTCGCCATCCGGGTGCAGCAGCACGCGGCGACCGATCGCGAGAACGCCAATCTTCGCGCACTCCTCGGCGTCCGGGCCCGGATGATCCAGGCGGTTGTTCCAGCCACCGTGCTGCACCAGCCGACCATCACCGATTCGCACATGTTGTTGCTCGACGTGGGCACGTTGAATGGCGTTGCCAACTTCAATCCGGTCGTGTCGGCATACGGCCTTCTTGGCGCCGTGATCAACGCCGGTCCGCATTCGAGTTCGGCGATGACCTGGGCGCATCCCGATTTCGCGGTGTCGGCGGTCACGGAAGACGGCAAGGTGATGGGCTTCGTCCGGCCGGCGCCGCTTGCGGGTGGCAACGGAACGGTGCTCGAGCTGCACGGCGTGGCCATTCGAGATACCATCAAGCCCGGCACGATCGTGCTGACCGCGGGCGCCGGTGGCACGTATCCGCACGGCATTCCGATCGGAAGAGTCACGTCGGGGCGCCGGGACGAAAACGGGTACGACGCCGTCTATCGGATCATGCCGTTCGCCAATCCCGGTGACGCCAGCGACGTGATTGTCCTGATCTCGCCGCACGATTCGATCTACCTCCCCAAACCTGCGCCCGCTCCGCCGCCGCCCGCCGCCACTGCGCATGATTCCGCGGCCGTTCACGCGGCGGCGCCACCACCGCCCGGACCGCCCCACCAATGA
- the accD gene encoding acetyl-CoA carboxylase, carboxyltransferase subunit beta: MAWFKKERKPRTAPRERLEIPADAWEKCESCGHIDIREKFQKSLNVCPECGTHKRFSAEEYVELLTDEGSWKELNADLKSGDPLNFEHYADRLVASRKKAGESDAIYTGLARLDTQPLHLGVMNFRFMGGSMGSVVGEKIARLARRSADKRIPMVVVCTSGGARMQEGALSLMQMAKTSAAISLMKQAAVPYITILTDPTTGGVSASFAMQGDVILAEPGAVIGFAGQRVIKQTIGQDLPEGFQTAEFLLEKGQVDDVVPRASLRETTSRLLRHMRGRKVKQATPDAAA; the protein is encoded by the coding sequence ATGGCGTGGTTCAAGAAAGAGCGCAAGCCGCGAACCGCTCCCCGTGAGCGCCTCGAGATTCCCGCTGATGCGTGGGAAAAGTGCGAGTCGTGCGGGCATATCGATATTCGGGAGAAGTTCCAGAAGTCGCTCAACGTCTGCCCTGAATGCGGTACGCATAAGCGGTTCAGCGCCGAGGAATACGTCGAGCTGCTGACCGACGAGGGGAGCTGGAAGGAACTCAACGCCGACCTCAAGTCGGGCGACCCGCTCAATTTCGAGCATTATGCTGACCGGCTCGTTGCCTCGCGCAAGAAGGCCGGTGAGTCCGACGCGATCTACACCGGCTTGGCAAGGCTCGATACGCAGCCGCTTCATCTTGGCGTGATGAACTTCCGGTTCATGGGCGGGTCGATGGGATCGGTGGTGGGGGAGAAGATTGCGCGTCTGGCGCGTCGCTCCGCCGACAAGAGGATTCCGATGGTGGTGGTCTGCACCTCGGGTGGAGCGCGAATGCAGGAGGGCGCCCTCTCGCTGATGCAGATGGCCAAGACCTCTGCGGCGATCTCGCTGATGAAGCAGGCGGCGGTGCCGTACATCACGATCCTGACCGATCCGACGACCGGTGGCGTTTCGGCATCGTTCGCGATGCAGGGTGATGTGATCCTGGCGGAGCCGGGAGCCGTGATCGGCTTTGCGGGGCAGCGCGTGATCAAGCAGACGATCGGGCAGGACCTCCCCGAAGGGTTCCAGACCGCTGAATTCCTCCTCGAAAAAGGGCAGGTCGATGACGTGGTGCCGCGCGCTTCGCTGCGCGAGACGACGTCGCGGCTGCTCCGCCACATGCGCGGCCGGAAGGTGAAGCAGGCGACCCCAGACGCGGCGGCGTGA
- a CDS encoding Mur ligase family protein, with protein MSPIGYSAALDYLFPRTTQIKFGLDTTRALLASIGEPQQFFPSIHIAGTNGKGSVSTLVAEALRAHGLRVGLYTSPHLISFRERITVDGVAITEDAVAAWTETLRPAIEEHQATFFEATTAIAFAHFSAREVDIAVIEVGLGGRLDSTNVIAPLVSVVTHIALDHQKYLGDTVELIAAEKAGIAKPGVPFVIGEGDPWLADVVREAGEARIASESAVGAYLPIVVPPDARWRGKLGLIGPHQIRNAAVASAVLDALPAPLHPSDDAIAAAFARARIAGRFDRRGKWIFDVAHNPDSMRALMATLHETRPARPIHALVSILGDKEWPEMLVELDQAIDVGILTVAPSADTRKWDLGWLERWLADPARPAARAEWHLVPEFDAALERVQRGASTVLVTGSFHTVGDVMEALGMEV; from the coding sequence GTGAGCCCGATCGGTTACTCAGCCGCCCTCGACTACCTCTTTCCCCGCACCACCCAGATCAAGTTCGGACTCGACACGACGCGAGCATTGCTCGCGTCGATCGGTGAGCCGCAGCAATTCTTTCCCTCAATCCACATCGCCGGCACCAACGGGAAGGGGAGTGTCTCGACGCTGGTGGCGGAGGCACTCCGGGCGCACGGACTTCGCGTCGGGCTCTATACCTCACCCCACCTGATCTCGTTTCGCGAGCGGATCACGGTCGACGGCGTCGCGATCACCGAAGACGCCGTCGCCGCCTGGACCGAGACGCTTCGCCCGGCGATCGAGGAACACCAGGCAACGTTTTTCGAAGCAACGACGGCGATCGCCTTCGCCCATTTCTCCGCGCGCGAGGTCGACATCGCAGTGATCGAAGTGGGCCTCGGCGGAAGGCTCGACAGCACCAACGTGATCGCGCCGCTGGTGAGCGTGGTCACCCACATCGCGCTCGATCACCAGAAATATCTCGGCGACACGGTCGAGCTGATTGCCGCAGAGAAGGCCGGCATCGCCAAGCCAGGAGTGCCATTCGTGATCGGTGAGGGTGATCCATGGCTCGCGGATGTCGTCCGTGAGGCCGGCGAAGCGCGAATCGCGAGCGAATCCGCGGTCGGAGCGTATCTGCCGATCGTCGTTCCGCCCGATGCGCGGTGGCGTGGCAAGCTCGGACTCATCGGCCCGCACCAGATCCGCAACGCCGCGGTCGCGAGCGCCGTGCTCGACGCGCTCCCGGCACCGCTTCATCCGTCAGACGATGCGATCGCAGCGGCCTTTGCCCGCGCCCGGATCGCCGGACGATTCGATCGGCGTGGGAAGTGGATCTTCGACGTCGCGCACAACCCCGACAGCATGCGCGCGCTGATGGCAACGCTGCACGAGACGCGACCCGCCCGCCCGATTCACGCGCTGGTATCGATCCTCGGCGACAAGGAATGGCCGGAGATGCTGGTCGAACTTGATCAGGCGATCGACGTCGGCATTCTCACCGTGGCGCCCAGCGCCGACACCCGGAAGTGGGATCTCGGATGGCTCGAGCGCTGGCTGGCAGATCCGGCACGTCCGGCGGCGCGCGCCGAGTGGCATCTGGTGCCGGAGTTCGACGCCGCACTGGAGCGGGTGCAGCGCGGGGCGTCAACGGTGCTCGTCACCGGGTCGTTCCACACCGTTGGTGATGTGATGGAAGCGCTGGGGATGGAGGTGTGA
- the mrdA gene encoding penicillin-binding protein 2, whose protein sequence is MSPFASWQVARRAVAAQWLLVLIFGVLLSAFFKAQVVEHDRYRTESAQTHLRQIPLAAPRGAILDRDGRTIADNFPGYSIELLANTEDSLRAVLARLDGLIPNDTIDVETVVRRWKEAKYQPALVYASGRTDVVARLEEHRAELSGLVIQREPRRRYPDSDAVAHLVGYVGEVSPTDLENSTFPGAQPGEIVGKQGLELEYDSILRGRRGVRFVEVTPTGQPVREQAEAGSIPPVGGNAIRTTIDLDLQQFIDSMWRADLPGKRGAMVAMTPDGQVLAYYSMPSFNPNDFIGRIDPTIWSGLQQDPNRPLYNRVIQATYPPGSPFKLAMAALALRRGYTLDSKMRDPCTGGYRFGNRIYHCWYPKGHGYLTLRQAIAASCDVYFYQLGQLLGADSILAGAYDLGFGQRSDIDIGGEAKPFLRKAVKDYVTSRGTSLWGNGETLNLSIGQGAHTETLINMVSFFAALASDGMKRAPRLLQNRPVKVVRDLHIPEKNLQDLRLAMVDVVNSGGTASADLAGIADLQQFHIGGKTGSAQVTGQKDMGWFIAFAPAESPKIVVGIAVEEGIHGALVAKYPVRAIIHFLTGRTVKADVTNVTEDLNHSIDADSSTPAPPQIPPGLPPAGAHPPSKPISHPGRSGR, encoded by the coding sequence ATGAGTCCCTTTGCGTCGTGGCAGGTCGCCCGCCGCGCTGTGGCGGCGCAGTGGCTGCTGGTGCTGATCTTCGGCGTCCTCCTGTCGGCGTTCTTCAAGGCACAGGTTGTCGAGCACGACCGCTACCGCACCGAGTCCGCGCAGACGCATCTGCGGCAGATTCCGCTGGCCGCGCCGCGCGGTGCCATCCTCGACCGCGACGGCCGCACCATTGCCGATAATTTCCCTGGCTACTCGATCGAGCTGCTCGCCAACACCGAAGATTCACTGCGCGCCGTGCTCGCGCGCCTCGATGGCCTGATCCCCAACGACACCATCGACGTCGAAACGGTGGTGCGCCGCTGGAAGGAAGCGAAATACCAGCCTGCGCTCGTCTACGCCTCGGGGCGCACCGACGTCGTCGCACGACTTGAAGAACATCGCGCCGAACTCAGCGGACTCGTCATTCAGCGCGAACCGCGGCGTCGCTATCCCGACAGCGACGCGGTGGCGCATCTGGTCGGTTATGTCGGTGAAGTCTCCCCGACCGATCTCGAGAACAGCACCTTCCCCGGGGCGCAGCCCGGGGAGATCGTCGGCAAGCAGGGGCTCGAACTCGAATACGATTCGATCCTTCGCGGTCGCCGGGGGGTCCGGTTCGTCGAGGTCACACCGACGGGGCAACCGGTGCGAGAGCAGGCCGAGGCGGGGTCGATTCCGCCGGTCGGCGGGAACGCGATCCGCACCACGATCGACCTCGACCTGCAGCAATTCATCGATTCGATGTGGCGTGCCGATCTTCCCGGAAAGCGCGGCGCGATGGTCGCGATGACGCCCGACGGCCAGGTGCTCGCGTACTACTCGATGCCGTCATTCAACCCGAATGACTTCATCGGGCGGATCGATCCGACGATCTGGAGCGGCCTGCAGCAGGATCCCAATCGGCCGCTCTACAACCGGGTGATCCAGGCGACCTATCCGCCGGGTTCGCCGTTCAAGCTGGCGATGGCGGCACTCGCGCTGCGTCGCGGCTACACTCTGGACAGCAAGATGCGCGATCCGTGCACCGGCGGATATCGGTTCGGGAATCGGATCTACCATTGCTGGTATCCCAAGGGTCACGGCTACCTGACGCTGCGCCAGGCGATCGCGGCGTCGTGCGATGTCTACTTCTACCAGCTCGGCCAGTTGCTCGGTGCCGACTCGATCCTGGCGGGGGCGTACGACCTCGGCTTCGGCCAGCGCAGCGATATCGATATCGGCGGCGAGGCAAAGCCCTTTCTCCGCAAGGCGGTGAAGGACTACGTCACGTCGCGCGGGACATCGCTATGGGGGAACGGCGAGACACTCAATCTTTCGATCGGACAGGGTGCGCACACCGAGACGCTGATCAACATGGTGTCGTTCTTCGCGGCACTTGCGAGCGATGGAATGAAGCGCGCGCCGCGTCTGCTGCAGAACCGTCCGGTCAAGGTCGTTCGCGACCTGCACATTCCCGAAAAGAATCTCCAGGATCTTCGGCTCGCGATGGTCGACGTGGTGAACAGCGGTGGTACGGCGTCGGCCGATCTTGCCGGAATAGCGGACCTCCAGCAATTCCATATCGGGGGAAAGACCGGTTCGGCGCAGGTGACGGGCCAGAAGGACATGGGATGGTTCATCGCCTTCGCGCCGGCGGAATCACCGAAGATCGTGGTGGGAATCGCCGTTGAAGAGGGGATCCATGGCGCACTCGTCGCGAAGTATCCGGTCCGCGCCATCATCCATTTTCTCACCGGCCGCACGGTCAAGGCCGACGTCACCAATGTGACCGAGGATCTCAACCACAGCATCGACGCCGATTCGTCGACGCCCGCGCCGCCGCAGATCCCGCCCGGTCTGCCTCCGGCTGGAGCACATCCGCCGTCGAAGCCGATCTCGCACCCGGGGCGTTCCGGCCGATGA
- a CDS encoding rod shape-determining protein translates to MNLFKFGTFLPANEIAVDLGTANTLIYVKGEGIVLNEPSVVAIEKATGRIKGIGLEAKRMLGRTPEGITAVRPLKDGVIADFDVTEKMLRYFLKTIIDKHFFRVKPKVIVAVPSGITEVERRAVRDSAETAGAKQVLMVAEPMAAAIGVGLPVETPTGNMVIDIGGGTTEIAVIALSGIVSDTSIRIGGDELDQAIVLFMRKNYNLLVGEPTAEAIKIKIGSAYAAAEERDMEVKGRDLVSGIPKTVRVHSVEIREAVQEPIAAVVDAVRRALEITPPELAADIVDRGIVMTGGGALIRGLDQLLSHETGLPIHVDDDPLTCVVRGTGRILDDFEKYRSVLTT, encoded by the coding sequence ATGAACTTGTTCAAGTTCGGTACCTTCCTCCCTGCCAACGAAATCGCGGTCGATCTCGGCACCGCGAACACGCTCATATATGTCAAAGGCGAAGGGATCGTCCTCAACGAGCCATCGGTCGTCGCAATCGAAAAGGCGACGGGCCGGATCAAGGGGATCGGTCTCGAGGCGAAGCGGATGCTCGGGAGAACTCCCGAGGGGATCACCGCAGTCCGTCCACTCAAGGACGGCGTGATCGCCGACTTCGATGTCACCGAAAAAATGTTGCGTTACTTCCTGAAGACGATCATCGACAAACATTTCTTCCGCGTCAAGCCGAAAGTGATTGTCGCCGTCCCATCGGGGATCACCGAAGTCGAACGCCGCGCGGTGCGCGATTCGGCGGAAACGGCCGGTGCGAAACAGGTCCTGATGGTTGCCGAACCGATGGCTGCGGCGATCGGTGTCGGGTTGCCGGTCGAAACACCCACCGGCAACATGGTGATCGACATCGGCGGCGGCACCACGGAAATCGCGGTGATCGCGCTGTCAGGGATCGTCTCCGATACATCGATCCGCATCGGCGGCGACGAGCTCGACCAGGCGATCGTGCTCTTCATGCGCAAGAACTACAATCTCCTCGTCGGCGAACCGACGGCCGAGGCGATCAAGATCAAGATCGGATCAGCGTACGCGGCGGCTGAAGAGCGCGACATGGAAGTGAAGGGGCGCGATCTGGTCTCGGGGATTCCGAAGACGGTGCGGGTGCATTCCGTGGAGATCCGCGAAGCGGTGCAGGAGCCGATCGCGGCAGTGGTCGACGCCGTGCGGCGCGCCCTCGAAATCACGCCTCCCGAGCTTGCAGCCGATATCGTTGATCGCGGGATCGTGATGACCGGCGGCGGCGCGCTGATCCGCGGCCTCGACCAGCTCCTGTCGCACGAAACCGGGTTGCCGATTCACGTGGACGACGATCCGCTCACCTGCGTGGTTCGCGGGACCGGACGTATTCTCGACGACTTCGAGAAATACCGCAGCGTGCTGACCACCTGA
- the mreD gene encoding rod shape-determining protein MreD, with product MSGRPFDRRRRRSRRSDRWRVVFVLVLLMFLEFYLRPSLFESHAAPDFLLLVLLLLAIRERPGAGAFTGFIIGLVIDALTPARFGAGILAHVLVGWGAAWGRGLFFADNLLVNAALFFVGTWVRDLLVLLFSGTPLHALPSELLVWAPLQALTTAIAGVIVVAVFRDWLAIRIDG from the coding sequence ATGAGCGGCCGTCCGTTCGACCGCCGCCGCCGTCGTTCGCGGCGCAGCGACCGGTGGCGCGTCGTGTTCGTGCTGGTGCTACTGATGTTCCTCGAGTTCTACCTCAGGCCATCGCTCTTCGAGAGTCATGCCGCGCCGGACTTCCTGCTGCTCGTCCTGCTGCTCCTTGCGATCCGGGAGCGCCCCGGCGCCGGCGCATTCACCGGTTTCATCATCGGGCTGGTGATCGACGCATTGACACCCGCGCGCTTCGGTGCGGGAATCCTGGCGCATGTGCTGGTGGGCTGGGGAGCGGCGTGGGGAAGGGGGCTCTTCTTCGCGGATAATCTCCTGGTGAATGCCGCACTCTTCTTTGTCGGGACCTGGGTCCGTGACCTCCTTGTCCTCCTTTTCAGCGGGACGCCGCTGCATGCGCTCCCGTCCGAACTGCTGGTCTGGGCGCCGCTGCAGGCGCTCACCACGGCGATCGCAGGCGTAATCGTCGTCGCGGTCTTCCGCGACTGGCTGGCGATCAGGATTGACGGATGA
- a CDS encoding FtsW/RodA/SpoVE family cell cycle protein: MNRGIDKKLLLVVTLLSLFGLAVIYSAGQTDLIVSTHRAWFRQERWLWVVQFVWLMIALVGATLAYRTSFRILEWATPWLYGASLAMLAVTLVIGSGKGSASGSKSWISLGGIGIQPVEIAKLATILMLARWFASRREPPTTLRGLLQPVILAGVPALLVLKQPDLGSAIVFVAILFGMLFWADVPVSLLVLLASPIVSLLLAWSTGLWSAWMIVLFALLLWWRPFVMEAIFVYVTNSAMGVLAFVVWKHMKDYQKLRILSFLDPEGAAYRHKAGYQAVESHVAIGSGGWLGTGFTLGPQKRSGFIPFHSTDFVFAVVGEELGFLGVALALALFLALLLLMVRIARQASDPFASLVVFGVAAVILTHIFENVGMTISLMPITGIPLPFFSYGGSFLVAMFLGLGLAFRASEEGRAASYLES, translated from the coding sequence ATGAATCGCGGGATCGACAAGAAGCTCCTCCTCGTCGTCACGCTGCTGTCGCTCTTCGGACTCGCGGTCATCTACTCGGCGGGGCAGACTGATCTCATCGTCAGTACCCATCGCGCGTGGTTCCGTCAGGAGCGGTGGCTCTGGGTGGTGCAATTCGTATGGCTGATGATTGCGCTGGTCGGCGCGACGCTCGCGTATCGCACGTCGTTCCGGATTCTCGAATGGGCGACGCCGTGGCTTTATGGTGCGTCGCTCGCGATGCTGGCGGTGACGCTGGTGATCGGTTCGGGGAAGGGATCGGCATCCGGGAGCAAGAGCTGGATTTCGCTCGGGGGGATCGGAATCCAGCCGGTCGAGATCGCCAAGCTGGCGACGATTCTGATGCTGGCGCGCTGGTTCGCCTCGCGTCGCGAACCACCGACCACGCTCCGCGGACTGCTCCAGCCGGTGATCCTCGCGGGAGTTCCAGCCCTTCTGGTGCTCAAGCAGCCCGACCTCGGCAGCGCCATCGTCTTTGTCGCGATTCTCTTCGGGATGCTCTTCTGGGCCGACGTCCCGGTGTCGCTCCTGGTGCTCCTCGCTTCTCCGATCGTGTCGCTCCTCCTCGCCTGGAGCACCGGTCTCTGGAGCGCGTGGATGATCGTCCTCTTCGCGCTCCTCCTCTGGTGGAGGCCGTTCGTGATGGAGGCGATCTTCGTCTATGTGACCAACTCGGCAATGGGCGTCCTCGCCTTCGTCGTCTGGAAACACATGAAGGACTACCAGAAACTCCGGATTCTCTCGTTTCTCGATCCGGAGGGTGCGGCGTACCGGCATAAGGCAGGGTACCAGGCGGTCGAGTCCCATGTCGCGATCGGATCCGGTGGCTGGCTCGGCACCGGCTTCACACTCGGGCCGCAGAAGCGGTCGGGATTCATTCCGTTCCACTCGACCGATTTCGTCTTCGCCGTGGTGGGTGAGGAGCTCGGCTTCCTCGGTGTCGCGTTGGCCCTGGCGCTTTTCCTGGCACTTCTGCTCCTGATGGTTCGGATCGCTCGCCAGGCGAGTGACCCGTTCGCGTCGCTGGTGGTCTTCGGGGTCGCGGCAGTGATCCTCACCCACATCTTCGAAAACGTGGGAATGACGATCTCGCTCATGCCGATCACCGGGATCCCGTTGCCGTTCTTCTCCTATGGGGGATCGTTCCTGGTGGCGATGTTCCTGGGCCTTGGACTCGCCTTCCGGGCTTCGGAAGAGGGTAGGGCTGCAAGCTATCTTGAGTCTTGA
- a CDS encoding serine/threonine-protein kinase, whose protein sequence is MTASPGSPDPNASKPRAPESLSGRTIDDRFHLAEEIGEGGMATVYRAHDAVSGVDVAVKVLHAALVADATSMARLRQEAALGAQLTHPNLCNIISIGERGDVVYVVMPLLTGEALCDRAYRAAQLDLASTATFVRDISAGLHAAHDLGIVHRDLKPENVMIVANGDGTERAVLLDFGLATARLSSPGWQKLTRTGMVVGTPEFMSPEQMRGKALDQRSDIYSLAFMTYELLTGQLPVEAQTLREMAVARIKGDLIPIRTRRPDLAFPKAVETVLAKALEPDPDDRYQTAPQFGEAFWRAARSRADGGGLFGWLRR, encoded by the coding sequence GTGACCGCATCGCCGGGCTCTCCAGACCCGAACGCCAGCAAGCCGCGCGCGCCAGAATCGCTCTCGGGGCGCACCATTGACGACCGATTCCATCTCGCCGAAGAGATCGGCGAAGGCGGAATGGCGACGGTGTATCGCGCACATGACGCCGTATCCGGCGTCGATGTCGCCGTGAAGGTGCTCCACGCCGCGCTCGTTGCCGACGCCACGTCGATGGCGCGCCTGCGACAGGAGGCCGCCCTCGGCGCGCAACTCACCCACCCCAACCTCTGCAACATCATCAGCATCGGCGAGCGCGGCGACGTCGTCTACGTCGTGATGCCGCTCCTCACCGGTGAGGCGCTCTGCGATCGAGCATACCGGGCGGCGCAACTCGATCTCGCATCCACCGCGACGTTTGTTCGCGACATCAGTGCCGGTCTGCATGCCGCCCACGACCTGGGGATCGTCCATCGCGATCTCAAGCCCGAGAATGTGATGATCGTGGCGAACGGTGACGGGACCGAGCGCGCAGTTCTGCTCGATTTCGGACTCGCGACGGCGCGGCTGAGCAGCCCTGGCTGGCAGAAACTCACCCGGACGGGGATGGTGGTGGGCACGCCGGAGTTCATGAGCCCAGAGCAGATGCGCGGCAAGGCGCTCGATCAGCGGAGCGACATCTACTCGCTGGCGTTCATGACCTACGAGTTGCTGACCGGCCAGCTCCCTGTGGAGGCGCAGACGCTGCGCGAGATGGCGGTCGCGCGGATCAAGGGCGACTTGATTCCGATCCGGACTCGGCGTCCCGACCTCGCGTTCCCGAAAGCGGTGGAAACGGTGCTGGCGAAGGCGCTGGAGCCCGATCCCGATGACCGGTACCAGACCGCGCCGCAGTTTGGGGAGGCGTTCTGGCGCGCGGCGAGGAGCCGAGCGGACGGTGGCGGGTTGTTCGGCTGGCTCCGGCGCTGA